One Ignavibacteria bacterium genomic region harbors:
- a CDS encoding AtpZ/AtpI family protein yields the protein MENQQPNKSKYESIKNFLFKPIIKTDSNFFKYSGLGVQLSVTIIVFLFAGLWLDKYFETKFIFTFVFVFLGFVGVFYKIFAVLKELDAEKKQKSNDGNKE from the coding sequence ATGGAAAATCAACAGCCCAATAAGAGTAAATACGAATCAATAAAGAATTTTTTATTCAAACCCATAATAAAAACCGATTCGAACTTCTTTAAATACTCGGGTTTGGGCGTTCAGCTTTCTGTTACGATTATAGTCTTTCTTTTTGCAGGGCTCTGGCTCGATAAATACTTTGAAACTAAATTCATATTCACGTTTGTGTTTGTATTTCTGGGATTTGTCGGCGTATTTTACAAAATTTTTGCAGTCCTGAAAGAACTCGACGCCGAAAAGAAACAAAAGTCTAATGATGGAAATAAAGAATAA